DNA from Tripterygium wilfordii isolate XIE 37 chromosome 15, ASM1340144v1, whole genome shotgun sequence:
CTCGAATTCCCAAGAGTTTTACAATTCTCATCCAATAATGGAGAATAATAAGTATAGTGAAGAAAATTTAAAGTGTACCTCTCAAACCATTAAATGAGAACTATGCGCGCATTATGAGAATTGTAGAACCTAGATGGCCTTTCAGAATGCCAGAAAGTTATGTACTATTATGGTGACAACTTTTTGGTGGCTTTTAGTTATATCATAGATCAGAGGGAGGAATGTGTTTGAATCACTATTAATTGTTGGATATTATCATCCTATTGCATTGAACTTTTGGATTCAATTTTGACTCTTTAATTCTATTTGGCAATAACATACACAAAACTTTAGTAAAGATTGACTTATTAGCTTTCTTATCCCCCACTAATATAATAATTGTACTATCCATAATAtccactcctctctctctctctctctctctctctcatgtaaGCAATAGTTTTGATTCTTAAGATGATTATCCACAACTAAAACTCACAATCTCCATGTCCCCATGTCCCTACTGGCGTCATCGAGCCTCATACATACATTCAATCATGTACTcaatcatacatacatacatacatacatacatacatacatatatatatatatatatatatatatagagagagagagagagagagagagagagagagagagagagagattagggCAAGTATATATTATGTATGTTAATATATGGCTATATGCATAAAACATGATCTGCATGACATGTTAGTGAagaaagatttgggagaaacTTGTCCAATATGGCTCCAAATTGTCAACACTAATGGGCCAGGCCCACTAGAAACCCTATTCTTCCCCACTCTATAAAATGCCATTACTCCTCGAACACAAGCTCTAAAACATTGTTGCATACTTTTCAGTTTCAAAATAAAGATTAGAGCTAGCAATGCAGCCAAGTGAAGTCACAGGACTCCACTACCTAATCCCTTCAGACCCATCTCCATATTCTTCTCATTTTGGCATCATCACTCCCCAAAACAACACCACCATGCCATCAACATATCAAAGTAACAGGATTGGTAATTACAATATTAACCACCCATTATACAACAACATCCAAGAAATCAGTCCACAATCATCTGGGTTTAGCAGCAACTCAACATCAGATGAAGCAGATGAGCAGCAACAGAGCATAATTATCAATGAGAGAAAGCAGAGGAGGATGATATCAAACAGAGAATCAGCGCGACGATCGCGCGTGAGGAAGCAGAAACGCCTTGATGAGCTTTGGTTACAAGTTGTTTGGTTAAGGAATGAGAACCACCAGTTGATTGATAAGATCAACCATGTCTCTGAGTGTCATGACAAGGCAGTTCAAGAGAATTCTCAGCTCAAAGAAGAAGCGACCGAGCTTCGAGAAATGATCTCGGATATGCAACTAAACGGTCCTTACTCCGCCTTCAAAGACCATCAAGATGTTTGATTCTTGAATTTGCTTGGATAATTAAGCAGAAGAGGCAGtaatgtttttttccttttttacttcTGAtcttttatattgttttttcttGGTTCTTCTTCTGTTTTGATTTGAAGTCAACCAATCCTTGCCTCTAATCCGAGTAGCtgtatccgatcgatcggataatTAGCTAGAGTTGGAATAACATGTTAATTATCATGTAATAATTTAGCACCAATTAAGTTGGGAGAAAAATTTATAGTCCTACTTGCATGAGAACTTTGTCAAGTTGACCCGTCACCACTTCAGGGTGATCTCGGATTGACAGATGTACGCAGTCTTATCCCCGCATcatgcgaaggctaaactagggcTTGTTTATACGTTCATGAAACTATTTCATGGAAATATGAGATTCCAAAGAAGAATCTACCAATTATTTCAGAAGAAaagtaaattattattaataataatgaaaatagtaAGTATAATTATTCTCAGGTGTACTAGCTAGATGGCACAGGAAGAGACAAAAGTGGGAGAGTTGGACATGACGTAGAAGAAACATACAACAAAAGGGTGGACGGGTGGGCGGCCTTGTGGGGTTAGAGTGTTGGGGTTCATACATCACATAAATTTACTAAAAAAAGAATAACATATGCAAAAGGTATCCACAATATATATTATGAAAAACTGcaggttttggggtttagaatTGAAGGAAAATATGCTACATATGTTCATCATTTTGGTGAGAACTTAATAGAGACTCTCTATCAAGAACTCCTAACACATTCCTAAGCGTGTTGCTAATCACTTTGGGGGTGATCAAGTTAGCTAGGAATGAATCTTTCTAGTTGGGGAACTCAAGTTCGACTTaccatatttatattttgtggaGTTATCACGATAGTGTTTGAAGGAGAGTGGAATGATCTAAATATCCGAATAAGAATCCACGGTTATCTTATTAGAAACCCTAAATATGCCAGATTCAGACCCACATCTagctaaaaaaaaacactagtaTGAGAAAAATGTAGTGCCAGAGAAAAagatttcaacttttttttttgggtaagtaaGCGTGATGGAGAATTCGAACTTGGGTACCACCAAGTCAAGTATATTCCAACGCTCATTCAAGCAGCATGACAAGATACAATAAATTGACATTGTATTGCTACTTCAATGGTGTTGCAGAGGGTCGCAAATTAAAATCAGCCATTGGCCAACCAACTTAATCAAAAGCCCATAGCAAACAGCCAACAAAGCCCAAAGTTCTTGGATTTACCTACTTCTTTTTTCCGCAACTTTCTTTAGTGAGAACTGAGAACAATTAAAATGGAGCACTACCTATGTGAAAAAAACTGGTCTAGATGAAAGATGCTTCTTCCCTAAACGACCCAAGACAAAAAAGAAGTTGTGAAAGAAGCTTTAGTAATACAATTCTTGTACAACAAtgtcacccccccccccccccccccccaacaaaATCTTTTGAAATAGGAAGAACCCACCTAtgatgttttgatgtttttcaagATTGCTCACCTCACACACATAAATGATTATAACATAAAGATTGATAAGTCTCCTCTATCATGGGAGGCTTTTTGACCAATCCAATAAGTTGTGGATTGTTTTGTGATATGAATGGAAATTATGGATTCTATCTTCATTGAATGTTCAACCTTATTTAGCTAAGTCTTCCTCCTCTCCTAGTGCaaaagctttctttttctttctttcttgttaaAAGAAAAGGGGTTTACTTTCtattaaaagaaaagggtgatTGAAGGCATTATCATGAATTCATGTGTATATCTATTGGATCTTATAGTCTTTAGCCTATTTCAACTTTGACTAGCTTCAATTGAGCCCATCTCTAGCCCAAATCCATGGTATTGGGCCTATGCCCAACATACCATTCCCAGCCCAATCACTTCATAAGTGGAGTTTGTTAACTTAAGATAGTTCAACGTTATTCTTAGTTTATCACAGAATAACAGATTTTTTATATTCGTTGTTAAAAACACCGACACGTTGTGGCACTCCAATGTCAGTCTCAGATCTCGATCAGTAACAGTGAAGCCTGTTTGCGAGTAATTTTGTAGGGGAATCTCAACGTCTGTGTACCCAATCGTAGTTCAATCGCATGGCAATGGCCGTTCGCGGAAGCAGAGGTGGTGGATCCGGTGGTCTGAATTCCGGTTTTCGGAGCTTCTTCTCGTACCGGATCTTTGTCTCCGCCatgttttctcttctcttcatcGCCACGCTCTCCGTCGTCCTCACCACACAGCCCTCTACACAAAACGATGACTCTGTGAGTAGTAATTTAGTGGCTATTGAGTACCGTGTGGATATagtgttttgtttgatttgctCGCTAACTGTTTGGTTTATGACCTCAGCAACTGCCGATTACCTCGAACGCTTATGTGGGTCGCAGTTTCTTAGCGTTAAAATCGGACCCATTAAAGACTCGATTGGATTTGGTTCACAAGCAAGTGAACGATCACATGATGCTTCTGAATGCTTATGCCTCTTATGCGAGGAAGCAAAAGCTTGATATTTCCAGGCAAATGAAGATGTTTGATGAGTTAGCGACGAATATTTCTGATCTCGCGATGAAACCCAATTATCGTTCGGCTTTGTTTGAATCTGACGGGCCTGTGGACGAGGATGTGTTGAGGCAGTTCGAGAAAGAGGTGAAGGACAAGGTGAAGATCGCTAGAACCATGATTGCAGAGACCAAGGAGAACTATGACAACCAGATGAAGATTCAGAAATTGAAGGATACCATATTCGCTGTGAACGAGTTACTGGCTAAGGCCAAGAAGAACGAGGTGCTTGCCAGCAGTATTGCTGCTAAATCGACCCCCAAGAGTCTGCATTGCCTGTCGATGAGGCTTGTTGGGGAAATGATTTTGGCACCGGAAAATTACACAGATGAGGGTCCAGAGCCAGAATTTGAGGATCCAAGTTTGTATCATTACGCAATTATTTCTGATAATGTTCTTGCGGTGTCGGTTGTGGTGAAGTCAGTGGTGAATAATTCAGACGAGCCATGGAAACATGTGTTTCATGTGGTGACGGACCGGATGAATGCAAATGCAATGAAAGTTTGGTTCAAGAAGAGGCCTGCGGAAGGGGGTGCCTTTGTGGAGATAAAGGCAATGGAGGATTTCGCTTTCTTGAACTCAGAGTATGTGCCGGTGTTGAAGCAGCTCCAATCAGGACACATACAGAATTTTTACTTTGCGAATAAGGCAGAGAATTCGAATAAGGACATGAGTAATATCAAGTTTAAGAACCCCAAATATATGTCCATGTTGAATCATCTACGATTTTATTTGCCAGAGATGTACCCCAAGCTGCACAAGATCTTGTTTTTGGACGACGATGTTGTGGTGCAAAAGGACTTGACTCAGTTATGGAACATTAATTTGGATGGCAAAGTGAACGGGGCTGTGGCAACCTGTTTTGGGTCATTTCACCGTTATGGGCAGTACTTGAACTTTTCACACCCTCTCATTAAGGAGAAGTTTAATTCCAAGGCTTGTGCTTGGTCATTTGGGATGAATATTTTCGATCTCGATGCTTGGAGACGAGAGAAATGTACGGAACAATATCATCACTGGCAGAAGATGGTAAGTTTCTCTTTGACACCTTGCTAGCCACTAATTTGTTCATGCTATAGCTCCTTAAATGGGGATCATCAGTTTTAAAACTTTAAACTATAGTGGCAGAGTCAAGTAAGACTCTCAATACATACCAATTATCATATCTGTTGTATTGATGCCGCGAACTGGCAGTTTGAATACTAGTTTGAATATAGATTTATGTAGCATTGCAAATAGTTTGGGATCAATGCTTGAATATGATGACTTGTTTGTGTACCCTGCGACCAGAATGCAGATCGAACTTTGTGGAGACTGGGTACCCTTCCAGCTGGCTTGGTGACCTTCTACTCCACAACAAAGTCACTGGACAAATCTTGGCATGTTGTAGGACTTGGATACAATCCAAGTATTAGCATGGATGAAATCAATAAAGCTGCTGTTATTCATTACAATGGGAACATGAAACCTTGGCTTGACATTGCTATAAACCAGTACAAGGAACTCTGGACCAAATATGTGGACCATGGAATGGAGTTCGTGGGAGCGTGCAATTTCGGTCTCTAGATGAGTATGATTGCTGCTCTGTCATCCTCAAGTAATACGGGTGCGAGTTGCAGATAGTTTTCCATGGTGGGTAATTACTAGTTGCTGGATCCTTTTGTCAAACAAGCAAAGCTCCATAATTTTGCTTCTGTTTTCCTTTATTGTTCTGAAAATGATATTATgattctctgtctctctctctgagTTGTATCCAGAAAAGATGGGAATGAAGGCTCAATATTGATTCTTTTGATTGAAATGTTTTAAATGAATGAATTTATTGACCAGAAATTGCATTCTAATGCTGTTTGATTTTGGCAGCTTTGATTTGTTTCCATAGATGCTTTTGTCTGAGTTGAAATATGCTTTGTAGTTGTTTCACTTTTCGGCAGATTAATAGGTGTGCAAGAATTTGATATTCTCTCCTATTTGACAAACCCTTATCACCATCATATGTGATGATGCAGGTTAATGCAACTTTTGGTCATTAAATAATATCACTCAATTCAACTCGGTAATCTatttttcaaacatttcaagttgaatatccaaatttatttcaataataTATGTGATAATGCATGTTATATAAGAGTATTTGTGTGATCTAGTGTTAGAGTTCTAGAGGGTTACATGTTCAATCACAGGAGTCTTTTTACTTATAATTATGTTTATGTTTGCAGTCAGTCCTAAATTCGGATAAAAAGGAGGGTTACGAGAGGTCACTAGCTATCGTAAAACTTTGTTAAACTTATAAGAACCTATCCTAATATTTAGAGCCACCCACATTAGAATAAAATGGAATATGCCAAAAgataatggagaaaaaaaaaaaaaaaacaatcctAATGAAATTATATTAGTGTTGAAACACTACACCTACCAAAAAAACTAATCCTAACTACCACCAAGCTCATGCAGACTCTCATTCACAATTAGAAAACCCATACTGAATTAGgaagtgttgttttttttatttatttgcttgCAATTGTGGCAACAATTATACAAGATTGAGCAAGATTTCAAACTTGGGTTCTTGGACAAATACATTCAACGAAAGACAGCTCTGATTACTGTAATTTAAGACCCCAGTTCTCGAAAAGAAAAACTATTGGTTCCAtacataaattttaaatatattttttatattcttaAATTAAGTTTAAGAGGAAAGTTAGTGGTGATTGGAGAGGTTTTCcacataaattttaatatattttttatgagaATCTTCTCAAATTCTCCCCTCCTCAACCACGGCAAACCATTTCTTCCCAAGTTTGGCTTTAAGAAATTCATTTTTGACCAAACTATcaactcaaaaatcaaaatggtaAAAATTGATTGGTAGGGAACTCTTCAATAGTTCAATTCCTCCTACCAATACTAATGCGCTGTGACTACAAACATATTCCTAAATGACCAACAGCAAATAATAACCGTTGATCTTGCCACGTCACCACCAGGAAGGGTTGTCGAACAGTCAAAGTCGAACAGTCAATTTTCTTTGTGGAGGAATTCACACCCGATCCACACGCTCACCTACCAACAACAGAGAGGTTCAAATTTGACCCGCTCCAAACTCCAGAGACAGTAATATATAACATTGAAATCTGGTTGCAAAGTGTTGGGTTTTGTGTACTTATCAGAACCCAGATCTttaatttttctgggttttgcgTGATTCGTCAAGAATTAGGGTTCATTTTCATCAATTGAAAGAATCAAAGAAGGAGAATATCAGGTTTGGATTCTCTTATATCTGTTCTCGTTTTAAGTGTATGTTGTTTGAGTAGATTAGTTTTCGTTTGCTTGTTTACAGATTACTGTTGGAAATATGAGTTACAATCTTCACAATTTGTTGTTCgaagtttttattttgattgatcTTTTAATCTCTTGCATGAATATTCTGTTTGCTGTTTCTGCGTTAGACTCGAAAAGTATCGATCTGGGTGGTTCTCtttcttgtgcaatttattcTCTGCAGTCGCTTGTTAAATTTTCCTTCCAATTAATGATCTGGTTCTTATAAGTGGCCTTTTCAGAAACTGTATTAGCTAAAGAtcccccttttcttttctacGATTGCTTGTTAGTGTATGCATGTTTGATCTCTATGATTTATCCCCTGCTAAATCACATCCTTCTAAGATAAGAAACAAGTGTGCTTAATCAGAGCATCAGTCTATGAAAGCAATGCTGGAAATGTTTAATGAGCATTAGTATGATCCTTATAATTCGTTAGTCAATCTGtgaaatgttttatttttcttagttcGATTCACATCTAAGGATCTCAAAGTTGAAAATGTAATCTTGAGTGGTGGACTGCATTCCTTAATCAAGGATGGTTCCTACTTACTTGTACAATTATGTCGTAAAAGTTGTGTTACGCTGAAAAAGTTGCATTTGAAAGATTTTCATCCTAAAATCCCGACAAATTCTCCCTGTGATATTTGTTctcctgtaatttttttttatctatgttATATTTATCTCATGATCAATGGCAAACATTGGACAGGGAACTATGGCTGCACCTCCGAAGCTCACTAGAATTGGCCTTGCTGGTCTTGCTGTCATGGGCCAAAATCTTACCCTCAACATTGCTGAAAAGGGCTTCCCCATCTCTGTGTATAACCGAACTACATCCAAAGTTGATGAGACTGTTGAACGGGCTAAAAGAGAAGGTGATCTTCCTGTATTTGGCTTCCATGATCCCGAATCTTTTGTTCACTCAATCCAAAAGCCTCGGGTGATAATCATGCTAGTTAAGGCAGGGGCACCTGTTGACCAGACCATCAAGACTCTCTCCGCTTACCTGGAGATAGGTGATTGTATTATTGATGGTGGTAATGAGTGGTATGAGAATactgagaggagagagaaagaagtggCTGAATTGGGTTTGCTATACCTTGGAATGGGAGTTTCTGGTGGTGAAGAGGGTGCACGAAATGGACCCTCTTTGATGCCTGGTGGATCTTATGAGGCTTATAAGTACATTGAAGACATTGTGCTGAAGGTTGCTGCTCAAGTTCCAGACAGTGGCCCCTGTGTGACCTATATTGGCAAAGGTGGATCAGGAAACTTTGTGAAGATGGTTCATAATGGTATTGAATATGGTGACATGCAGCTGATTGCGGAGGCTTACGACATACTAAAGTCGGTTGGAAAGCTGTCCAATGAAGAATTGAAAAGTGTTTTTTCTGAATGGAATAAGGGGGAGCTTCTGAGCTTCTTGATTGAAATCACTACTGATATATTTGGAATTAAGGATGATAAGGGAGATGGATACTTGGTTGACAAGGTTTTAGACAAGACTGGCATGAAGGGCACTGGTAAATGGACTGTGCAGCAAGCTGCTGATTTATCAGTTGCAGCTCCCACAATTGCTTCTTCGCTGGATGGAAGGTTCCTTAGTGGGCTAAAGGAAGAAAGGGTTGCAGCTGCAAAAGTTTTCAAGTCTGGTGGCTTTGGTGATATCTTGACTGACCAAGAAG
Protein-coding regions in this window:
- the LOC120017240 gene encoding probable galacturonosyltransferase 9, with the protein product MAMAVRGSRGGGSGGLNSGFRSFFSYRIFVSAMFSLLFIATLSVVLTTQPSTQNDDSQLPITSNAYVGRSFLALKSDPLKTRLDLVHKQVNDHMMLLNAYASYARKQKLDISRQMKMFDELATNISDLAMKPNYRSALFESDGPVDEDVLRQFEKEVKDKVKIARTMIAETKENYDNQMKIQKLKDTIFAVNELLAKAKKNEVLASSIAAKSTPKSLHCLSMRLVGEMILAPENYTDEGPEPEFEDPSLYHYAIISDNVLAVSVVVKSVVNNSDEPWKHVFHVVTDRMNANAMKVWFKKRPAEGGAFVEIKAMEDFAFLNSEYVPVLKQLQSGHIQNFYFANKAENSNKDMSNIKFKNPKYMSMLNHLRFYLPEMYPKLHKILFLDDDVVVQKDLTQLWNINLDGKVNGAVATCFGSFHRYGQYLNFSHPLIKEKFNSKACAWSFGMNIFDLDAWRREKCTEQYHHWQKMNADRTLWRLGTLPAGLVTFYSTTKSLDKSWHVVGLGYNPSISMDEINKAAVIHYNGNMKPWLDIAINQYKELWTKYVDHGMEFVGACNFGL
- the LOC120016678 gene encoding 6-phosphogluconate dehydrogenase, decarboxylating 2 isoform X1, which gives rise to MANIGQGTMAAPPKLTRIGLAGLAVMGQNLTLNIAEKGFPISVYNRTTSKVDETVERAKREGDLPVFGFHDPESFVHSIQKPRVIIMLVKAGAPVDQTIKTLSAYLEIGDCIIDGGNEWYENTERREKEVAELGLLYLGMGVSGGEEGARNGPSLMPGGSYEAYKYIEDIVLKVAAQVPDSGPCVTYIGKGGSGNFVKMVHNGIEYGDMQLIAEAYDILKSVGKLSNEELKSVFSEWNKGELLSFLIEITTDIFGIKDDKGDGYLVDKVLDKTGMKGTGKWTVQQAADLSVAAPTIASSLDGRFLSGLKEERVAAAKVFKSGGFGDILTDQEVDKATLIDDVRKALYASKICSYAQGMNLIRAKSIEQGWNLKLGELARIWKGGCIIRAIFLDRIKKAYDRNPELANLLVDPEFAKEIIERQSAWRKVVCLAINSGISTPGMSASLAYFDSYRRERLPANLVQAQRDYFGAHTYERIDMEGSFHTEWFKIAKQLKD
- the LOC119979974 gene encoding basic leucine zipper 43-like encodes the protein MQPSEVTGLHYLIPSDPSPYSSHFGIITPQNNTTMPSTYQSNRIGNYNINHPLYNNIQEISPQSSGFSSNSTSDEADEQQQSIIINERKQRRMISNRESARRSRVRKQKRLDELWLQVVWLRNENHQLIDKINHVSECHDKAVQENSQLKEEATELREMISDMQLNGPYSAFKDHQDV
- the LOC120016678 gene encoding 6-phosphogluconate dehydrogenase, decarboxylating 2 isoform X2, with the protein product MAAPPKLTRIGLAGLAVMGQNLTLNIAEKGFPISVYNRTTSKVDETVERAKREGDLPVFGFHDPESFVHSIQKPRVIIMLVKAGAPVDQTIKTLSAYLEIGDCIIDGGNEWYENTERREKEVAELGLLYLGMGVSGGEEGARNGPSLMPGGSYEAYKYIEDIVLKVAAQVPDSGPCVTYIGKGGSGNFVKMVHNGIEYGDMQLIAEAYDILKSVGKLSNEELKSVFSEWNKGELLSFLIEITTDIFGIKDDKGDGYLVDKVLDKTGMKGTGKWTVQQAADLSVAAPTIASSLDGRFLSGLKEERVAAAKVFKSGGFGDILTDQEVDKATLIDDVRKALYASKICSYAQGMNLIRAKSIEQGWNLKLGELARIWKGGCIIRAIFLDRIKKAYDRNPELANLLVDPEFAKEIIERQSAWRKVVCLAINSGISTPGMSASLAYFDSYRRERLPANLVQAQRDYFGAHTYERIDMEGSFHTEWFKIAKQLKD